CCCAACAACCCTGCGGGAAGTGCTGATTCTTTCTCTAAAACAGATAGCGAAATAGCTTGGTTTCGCTTCAAAAAATCTACAACGATATCGTTACTGAGTAGCATAAATCATATTTTTGACATAAATATAAGACAGATGTAAAAAAAACGTCCTATTTTTGGTGCAAAATTTTAAAAAAATAGTCTCCCTAAGAAATTTTTTGACTGAATGAGTTTAAAGACGACAACTTCGGGCTAAAAACGACAATTGCGGGAAGACATTTATAGAGAATGGTAGCAAAAGCACTAACAACGACAGTTTCGGGGCTTCACCGATTAATACTATTTTTTATTTAAATATTTCTTTTAACAAGTTTGTTTAAAAACGACAGTTTCGGGTTGTTCTTTTGTATTTAACTTGTTAAAAGAAGGTCAGATCCTTTTCTGTATTTTTAATTTTTATAATATTTTAATCTTTTAGGTAGTCATAATTTACTGATAAACAAATAGTTATTTATGCTTATGACGACAGTTTCGGGACTTGGAACGACTCCTTCGGTTTTTAAGGCGACAGTTTCGGGATGATAGAACGACAGTTATGGGACAAAACAACGACAGTTATGGGATATGACGACTATTACGGGTAGACAAAGCTAAAAACACTTTTAAACAGAAACAACGACGGTTTCGGGTTGAAAAACGACAGTTTCGGGTTGAAAACCATATTATATTCTTTTTTTATGAGAAAAACTTATGATTTATTCTTTATTTATTTTAAATTCGATGTATGGAGGTAAGTATCATTGATAGAGTAAGGAAGCGGCAGCCTGCTGTAGTGAAGGCAAATAGCTTGATAGAGGCCAAGTACAAGATGAGCACTCGTGAGCAAAAAGTATTGTTATTCCTGATATCTAAATTGAGTCCTGAAAAAAAATCTGAACACATCTATGAAACTCATGTTGATGAAATAATGCAAGTGTTGAAAGATTCAGGAATTAAGTGGGGAGACGCCTACTCTTGTTTTACAGACATTATCATGCTTTTGAAAAGTAAGCCAATTAGCATTCACACGGCTGGTGAGCTAACTATAGCCAACTGGTTGGGAACAGTTTCTTTGGTGGAAAAATCTGGCGTGGTAAAATATACGTTCGATTCCCTGATAACCCCTTTTTTGTTTGAGATAAAGAAAAACTTTACGCAATATCCGTTGAGGTATGTGATAAGGCTGCGAAGCACCTATAGCATACGGGTATATGAATTATTGAAACAATATTTGAAAATAGGGGAGAGGCGCATTAGTCTTTCGGACTTGAGAGAGCTTTTAGGTATTGAAGATGAGCTCTATCCACGGTTTTATGATTTTAAAAAACGAGTATTGTTGCCTGCTCAAAAAGAACTAGAAAAGCATACCGATTTATCGTTCGAGTTCAAGGAGATAAAGGTCAAGCGAACTGTCACTGGAATTATTTTTTATATCTATCGAAAAGAAGAAACTCCTTCCCAGCAACTAGAATTACATAAAAGCTCACAAGCAACACTTGGTCAGAATAAAGCAGGAGCGACTGTCGATGCTGAAACCCTAGAGAAAGAAGAGCGCTTAAAAGAGCGCTTGCACGAATTAGAGCTGGATAACTGGCAAATAGAGCGAATTATGGATAGAGTAGGGGTAAAGCCCGAAACAGGGGTATGGAAACTGATAAATGCCATCAAAATGGATAAGAGGGATGGTAGAATTAAAGACTCTTTGGGAGGGTATACCGCAAGGCAGTTTGAAAAGAACTATAACCTTGGTTTTTTTAAGTAATCAAAAGCTTTTTATGCAATGAATGGTTACTCTCTTACAAAGGAAATATAGAGCTTACTCTCTTTTTTGTCTGAATATTCAGTGATGATTCGATCTCTGTCAAAACCAAGAGATGATAAGTATGAAGTAGCATTGATAGCTCTTCCCATGGGTAAGTAATCATCTGACTCGCTATTCGCTTTGCCGCCTTTCAGCAATAGTTTAATATTTTTTCTAGCTATTGTTTTGTTGGCTATATACCACAAAATTTCCTTGCTATGATCTGTGAGCTCATAAGAGTTTTCTTGAAAGTTTAGAGATAAATTTATATCAGATTCAAGAAGGCTTTTGATCTCTTCTGAAGGAATGAGGTTATATGATTTACTTGAAGAGTAGGTTGTTTTTGAAGAAAAGGATGCTTTGTATATATCAGTGGCATTTCCAAAGTTACTGATGTAAAAACACTCGTTATCGTCTCCGATACAAAAATAAAATTCATCGTTGTCGGTATTTATTTCTCCTATTAATTTTTCAGGTTTACTCCATACCTTCCACGAATCATAAAGCTTTTTAGCAACAAAAATATCCATTGTTCCATTGTTATTTTCAGATGAAAAAAACAGTTGTTTTTTATCCTCTGAGAGAAAAGGACATATTTCGCGCCTGACTGAATTAATGCTGACTCCCAAATGGAGTGGCGTAGACCAGTTTTCTCCATCAAATTCACTTACGAATAAATCTTCTTTGCCCACTGAAATCTTATTGGTCATGCTAAATATGAGGACATCTAACCCACTTGACATATAAAAACTATGGACTTTGGAATAATTTAGTTTTTTGATGGAAAGTTTTTCTGGTTTTTTCCATGTCTTGTTTTCAAATTGAGATACAAAAATTCCTTCGAACTTAAATACATTTGTTGGGATGATTTCGGTACTTAGAAGGTATTGGAACCTATCATTCTTTCCCAAGGAATTCTTCAATAACTTGAACCTAAGGCTATCAATTTGCTCGTAGGTATCGAGCCATTCGACTGGAAACCAGTTCTTTTTTGCGGGGAGCCGCCCTACTACAGTACCTTTTTTATTTGTGAAAAACCTAAAGAAATAACCTTTTCCGTCAAGACCTGAAATCAATGGAATATTGGTAGAGTCAGTATTTGCTGAGAATAAAGGTATGATAGAGTGGGGGACAGCTGGTTCTTGCGCTATGCTTAGCTGAAAGGAAATGATAAACCCAAAGAATAATACGAGCTTCAAACGATTCATGGAGAAGTTAAATTAGTCTGTGACAATTAGGTTAGTTTGGAGCTATTCTTAAGGACAAACAGTATTTCACCTAATATCTATTTTCATTTGTGATATCAGGTGAAATGTAAAATATATACTAAAAACTACAAATTCATTTTCTTGAAGATAGGCTCAGGTATATTTTTGATAATGAGCATGATCCATCGCCACATCCATTTTACATACACCGTATTTTTCTTTTTTTTCAGCCCTTTGAAAACGGCCTCAGCCACCTCTTTGGGTTGTGCGGTGAGTGGTGCGGGGAGTTCCAGTTCGGCGGTCATTTTTGTATAGACAAATCCTGGCTTCACGCTCATTACGTGTACCCCTTTTTTTGCGCCCCTATTGCGAAGTCCTGCCAAAAAAGCGGAAAACCCAGCTTTGGCACTTCCATAAAAAAGCTTGCTCTGGCGGCCTCTTTCTCCGGCAACGGAACTGATTCCGGCAATAGAGCCTGTTCCTTTGTTTTCATAATCGTTGGCAATGACGTTGAGGATAGATGCAGCTCCCGTATAGTTGGTAGCTATCATTTTTTCTGCTTCTAACCAATTTTCGTTGGCAAGCTCTTCCTCTACCATATATCCAAACACACAGATGCTTATTTCGGGTTTTGTGGGTAGTTTATCATAAAAGGCTTGGTGCCCAGTATAGTCACAAGCATCGAAGGCAAAAGCCTCTGCTTTTATTCCAAAACGAGCCTCGAGGTCGCCTTTAAGGGGTATTAGCTTTTCAGGGTTTCTCCCAGCAAGTTGGATATCGTATTTTTCAGACGCAAATTTTCGGGCAATGGCCACGGCCATGTCTGAGGTGGCACCAAGTATGAGTACGGTCGGCATTTTTTTCGAGGTAGTGGTTCAAAAATGAAATATATATGTGATCACAAGGAAACTTGTGTCAGGCAATTACAGGACGCTTGCCCAATTTTGGCTCTATTAACCTTTTCGACTGCATGGAAGAGAACTTGTGCCCAGGGTTGTATCGGTTGACTATCTCCACAAACCGATCGATATTTGGATAGGATTCCCAAAATACTTCAGGATTCATTCGGGCATCTTTGGTAAGGTAGAGCCTTCCTCCGTAGTCGAGCACGACTTTGTCCAGTTCGTCCAAGAACTCAAATAAGCCTTTTTTTATAGGAAAGTCCAAGGCCAGTGTAAAGCCTTCCATAGGGAAGGATATCAGACTGTCCTGTTTGCCAAAAAGCTTGAGCACGGCCAAAAATGACCCCATTCCTTTTTTGCCTATCCTTGTCAAGATATCGATCAGCCCTTTGTGGCTGGTTTCCAGAGGCAATACGAATTGGTATTGAACAAATCCTTTTTTTCCATACATTCTGTTCCAATCAGATATGGCATCTAGCGGATAGAAAAACGGTTCGTAAGGGATCATGTTTTCTATAAGCGGTTTCGTATTTTTATGGTAATAAAGGAAGTTAAAAGCCTTTATAGAGAGTTGGTTTAGGACGAAGCCAGGGAAATTGAATGGGATGGCAAGCTTCATCTTGTTTGGGAGGGCCAACGGGTCTTTCCCCCCAACTTCTTTTGCCGTTGCATGTTCGCCCGCCATCATAATACTTCGTCCAAACTGTTTACCACCTTTGAGGCAATCTATCCAAGCCATGGAATAGGTAGCATCTTTATATTGCTGGAAAAGGTCTATGATCTCTTCAAGATTCCTCGCTTTGATCTGTTTTTGTGAAATATATGCAGATTCTATTTTTTTGAGTTGGAACTTAGCAGTAAGGATTACCCCGGTTAACCCCATGCCTCCACAAGTAGCTTCAAAAAGTTCTGTATTAAGCTTTGGACCACAAGTAGCTATAGCTCCATTGGCAAGTAATATATCCATCTCGCTCACATGGCTGGAGAAACAGCCTTCCACATGGTGATTCTTTCCGTGTACATCGGAAGCTATCGCACCTCCTACAGTCACGAATTTTGTTCCTGGGGTCACGGGTAAAAACCAGCCATTAGGCACACTAAATTCCAATATATCGGCAAGGCTTACCCCCGCTTCACATTCTATCTGCCCAGTTTGGCTATCAAAAGAAATCACCTTATCATACCTGAGGGTAGAGATGATATTGTTACCTAGGGAAGCGTCGCCGTAGCATCTTCCAAGCCCTCTAGTAATAATGTCAGACCTACCTTCTAAAAAGCTTGGCAATTCGTCTTTTTGGGAGAAAGATTTTTCCTCTGCTCTTACGATAGGGTAGCTGCCCCAGTTGGTTACTTGTTTTTTCATTCGCCAAAAATTTTAATTTCCGGATAGTAGATGATGAAGTAGAAACTTACAATCCATAAAAAAAGACAAGCTTGTATAAAGCGGTCTTTATAGAGAATGGCGGTTGGAGAACCCGTATTATTCTCTACAAAAGTAATCTGTAAATACCTAAGTATCCCTGCTATAACAAACAAACAGGTATAATACAGCCTGTGTGTGCCCCATTTTTCGAAAGTATTTGCAGCAAGAGAATACAACAAGTAGGCTACGATAGTAATAGCCGATAGCATTGCCAGTGTAACATTCATGAACTCTAAGTTATACCCTTTTACCACCTTCCTCATTTCTCTACCAGAATCTAACTTGAGCAACACATCATCGCGCCTTTTGGCAAAAGCCATGATTAAGGCTAATAGAAATACCATAAGAGTAAGCCATTCAGAAACAGCTACCTCGCTCAATACACCTCCACTTTTTACTCTTAGTACAAACCCTATTGACACGATGATAACATCCAGAATAGATATATTTTTTAGCCCAAAAGAATAGCCAAGGTTGAGTGCAAAGTATATAGACAATATGAATAAAAACTTTGGCTTGAGCATGAATGCGAGCCCGAAACCACATAAAAGGCATATTGCTAAAACAATGAGTGCTTGTTTTTTAGATACAGAACCAGAAGCTAAAGGCCGTTCACTCTTTTTTGGGTGCTTTTTATCGGCTTCTATATCTCTATAGTCGTTGATGATGTACACGCAACTAGCAATGAGGCTAAAAGATAAGACCCCCCCCGCTAGGCTCATGAGTTTTTGTATCTGGAATAGCTCGCCAGCAAAAAAAAGAGGTATGAATAAAAAAGAGTTTTTCACCCATTGTTTTGGGCGTAGAAGTTTTATGAGTTCCACAGGCTATAAATATTACTGACCAGTAACAATTTGAGTAAGTAATGGTAATAAGACAGTGTTGGTGATTTTGGGTAATCCTAATAGTTGTATATTCTTCTGTTTCAAAGTTAAACATACATATGTATACAGATGTATGTTATTAGGATATTTCGTCTTTAAACAATTGTTAACAAAAGATAATGATTATATATTTGAGTTTTTGTTAAGCTCTAAATGCCTTATTTTCACTCTATTATTAAAAGTGAACCTTGGTTATTATAAGGTGTTTCTTCTTGAGTATGTAACAATATACTAGTTCAATAAAAAAATAACTACCACTCTAAAACCATGAAAAAAGTACTTCTACTGTTTTTCTGCCTGCAATCTTTCTTATTATCAACGTATTCTTACAGTCAAGTCCTTGATCCAAATGATCCTGTAGTTAGATGGGAAGAGGGCGACCCTGTTCCTTCCCAACCTGCCTTTGGTCAGATAGGTAAGTGGATTGCTAAGAGCGTTGTAAGGTGGGACAATGAACCCTTCAAGCCCTATATTTATAAAGGGATGCCGTTTAGGTTGATGTTTCCAAAAAACTACGATCCAAATCGTGCTGAAAAATACCCGATAATCGTAATGTTTCATGGCCGTGGAGAGGCTGGGGATATTACAGATAATGAACGACAGTTGATCCATGGTGCTGAAAAGCATAAGAACGCTATAGAAAACGGTACCTACGATGGCTTTCTTTTGTTTGGACAGAACACTTCGGGCTGGTGGAACAGCTACTTGTATGGAGTGATCAATGATTTGATTACTAATAAAATGCCAACGGAGATAAATATAGACCTGAACAAGGTTTACGTCCATGGTTTATCATCTGGTGGTATTGGTGTATGGGAAATGGTGATCAATTATCCGAGGATAGCAGCGGCAGTACTTCCAATGAGTGCTTCTAGCTCCTACCAGACCAATATACTCAACAAGCTAAAATTCACTCCAATGTGGATTTTTCAAGGTAGTGAAGATAGCAATCCTCCTCCTGAAAGGACTATTTCTCAGGTAAATTTATTGAAAGGGCTAGGTGCAGATGTTGCTTATACTATTTACGAGGGTGTTGGTCATGGTACTTGGAATCGTGCTTACAGTGAATCGGACTTCTTTCCTTTTATGAACAGGGCAAATAAAGTAAATCCATGGGTGCTTTTTGGAAAAAGTGAGTTTTGTCCCGGTGATCAAGTTAATGTGACTATAGGTGTTACAGCAGGCTTTGATGGATATCAGTGGAGGAAAAATGGTAATGTTATTTCAGGAGCTAATGGAAATACTGTTAGTGTGTCTGATTATGGTGTTTATGACGTACGCATCAAAAGGGGGAGTGATTGGTCTTATTGGTCACCAACCCCTGTTGAAATTAAAATTAAAGAACCTACCGTTACGCCTCCTATTCAGATAGAAGGGCTTGCAAGCAAAGTCATCCCTGCACCAGATGGCAATAATGGAGTAACATTAGAGCTACCTGATGGCTATGTTACTTACCAATGGAAAAAAGTTGGTAACAATTCAGTGATAGGTTCATCACGAATGTTGACTGTAACTGAACCTGGCGAATACATTGCGTCTGTAACCGAATTGAATGGATGTTCTAGTAGTTTTTCAGATCCTTTTTCAGTGGTGAATGCAAATGGAAGCAATGGACCTGATGCTGTAAATGGATTGCTTGCCTATGCACCGTCTAAAACCACTATTCAGTTGAATTGGAGCGATAATCCAAATGCTACTTATAATGAGACAGGTTTTGAAGTATATAGAGGTGATGAAGCAGGAGGTCCTTATCAACTTGTTGCTATTACTGATGCAGATGAGCTTACCTATTTAGATGAAGACCTAGCCCCTAATACAGAATACTTTTATATCGTCCGTCCTGTTAATGACAAGGCTGCAGGTCCAGAATCTACAGAGGTAAATGCTCGTACCCAAGTGGATAAAGAAAACCCAGCAGCTCCATTAAACCTTAAGGTTGTATCCACCACTAATAATTCGGTGAGTTTGGCATGGGATGCATCTACTGATAATGTTGGAATTGGTCGATATGATGTGTACCAGAATGGTGTAAAAGCTGTAGTAACAGAAGGAACATCAACAACCATTTATAACCTTGTGGAAGAACAGGTATATACCTTTTATGTAAAAGCAAGAGATATTACAGGTAATGAGTCTGCTGCAAGTAACCAAGTGACAGCTGCAGCTATTTTCTCTGGCCTAACCTATAAATATTATGAGGGTAGTTGGAATTCATTGCCTGATTTTAACGCATTGACCCCAGATGCATCAGGACGTGCAGATAATATAGATATAAGTATACGGCAACAGGATGATAACTTCGCTGTTTTATGGGAAGGGTTTGTCAATATTCCCATAGCCGGTACTTATACATTTGAAACCCGTTCGGATGATGGAAGCAAGCTTTATATAGGAGAATATGACGAAGCTAATCTATTAGTTAATAATGACGGGCTGCACGGCACAGTATCCAAAAGTGCTTCTTATACCTTTGCTTCTGCTGGAGCTTATCCTATAGCTGTATCTTTCTTTGAAAAAGGTGGTGGACAAGTAATGGAAGTATATTGGTCGAGTGACCAAGGTTTGGCAAGGGAAAAGATGCCAAATGAAGCATTTGGCTCTGACTTTATAATGCCAGGACTTCCTCCTGAAGTTCCAACTCAATTAGCAGCAACATCTATCTCTTATGAGCAAATCGACCTTACTTGGTCTGATAATAGCAATAATGAAACAGGATTCCAGCTTTATAGGGCTGATAATCCTGTCGGACCATTTTATCCTGTGGCTATAGTTGGAGTAGATGAAACTAGTTATAGTGACCTAGGGCTAGATGCTGAAACGACTTATTTTTATAAAGTAATGGCGATTGGCCAATATGGGGAATCAGGTTTCTCAGATGAAATTAAAAGAGGGCTCGACTATTCTTATTATGAGCAAAACTTTAGTAACCTCGATCAATTAGAGACTGCTACACCTATTAAGACTGGCGTTTCTGATGACTTTGACCTTAGTTCAAGAGAAAGGGATTCTAATATTGCTTTTAAGTGGGAGGGGACAATAAGTTTACCAGCCACTGGGGATTATAAGTTCTATACAAGATCAGATGACGGAAGTGAGCTGTTCATTAATGGTACTCAAGTAGTATTTAATGATTACAACCAAGGAATGACAGAGCGTGGAGGCACTATTAACCTTGTGGCAGGAAATTATCCAATAAAAGTAACTTGGCGCCAAGGTGGGGGAGGTTATGGCCTTG
This genomic window from Flammeovirgaceae bacterium SG7u.111 contains:
- a CDS encoding replication initiation protein, with the translated sequence MEVSIIDRVRKRQPAVVKANSLIEAKYKMSTREQKVLLFLISKLSPEKKSEHIYETHVDEIMQVLKDSGIKWGDAYSCFTDIIMLLKSKPISIHTAGELTIANWLGTVSLVEKSGVVKYTFDSLITPFLFEIKKNFTQYPLRYVIRLRSTYSIRVYELLKQYLKIGERRISLSDLRELLGIEDELYPRFYDFKKRVLLPAQKELEKHTDLSFEFKEIKVKRTVTGIIFYIYRKEETPSQQLELHKSSQATLGQNKAGATVDAETLEKEERLKERLHELELDNWQIERIMDRVGVKPETGVWKLINAIKMDKRDGRIKDSLGGYTARQFEKNYNLGFFK
- a CDS encoding SDR family oxidoreductase, which gives rise to MPTVLILGATSDMAVAIARKFASEKYDIQLAGRNPEKLIPLKGDLEARFGIKAEAFAFDACDYTGHQAFYDKLPTKPEISICVFGYMVEEELANENWLEAEKMIATNYTGAASILNVIANDYENKGTGSIAGISSVAGERGRQSKLFYGSAKAGFSAFLAGLRNRGAKKGVHVMSVKPGFVYTKMTAELELPAPLTAQPKEVAEAVFKGLKKKKNTVYVKWMWRWIMLIIKNIPEPIFKKMNL
- a CDS encoding FAD-binding oxidoreductase; translated protein: MKKQVTNWGSYPIVRAEEKSFSQKDELPSFLEGRSDIITRGLGRCYGDASLGNNIISTLRYDKVISFDSQTGQIECEAGVSLADILEFSVPNGWFLPVTPGTKFVTVGGAIASDVHGKNHHVEGCFSSHVSEMDILLANGAIATCGPKLNTELFEATCGGMGLTGVILTAKFQLKKIESAYISQKQIKARNLEEIIDLFQQYKDATYSMAWIDCLKGGKQFGRSIMMAGEHATAKEVGGKDPLALPNKMKLAIPFNFPGFVLNQLSIKAFNFLYYHKNTKPLIENMIPYEPFFYPLDAISDWNRMYGKKGFVQYQFVLPLETSHKGLIDILTRIGKKGMGSFLAVLKLFGKQDSLISFPMEGFTLALDFPIKKGLFEFLDELDKVVLDYGGRLYLTKDARMNPEVFWESYPNIDRFVEIVNRYNPGHKFSSMQSKRLIEPKLGKRPVIA
- a CDS encoding decaprenyl-phosphate phosphoribosyltransferase; the encoded protein is MELIKLLRPKQWVKNSFLFIPLFFAGELFQIQKLMSLAGGVLSFSLIASCVYIINDYRDIEADKKHPKKSERPLASGSVSKKQALIVLAICLLCGFGLAFMLKPKFLFILSIYFALNLGYSFGLKNISILDVIIVSIGFVLRVKSGGVLSEVAVSEWLTLMVFLLALIMAFAKRRDDVLLKLDSGREMRKVVKGYNLEFMNVTLAMLSAITIVAYLLYSLAANTFEKWGTHRLYYTCLFVIAGILRYLQITFVENNTGSPTAILYKDRFIQACLFLWIVSFYFIIYYPEIKIFGE